The Pseudomonas pergaminensis nucleotide sequence GGAAAGCGCGCATGCAACGCCTCGAACGACAGGCCCATGCGGGCCGCGGCACCCGGCGCCAGGTTCTGCACCAGCACATCGGCGTCCGCCAGCAGGGTGTCGAGAATATCGCCCGCCGCGTCTTGCTTGAGGTCAAGCGTGAGGCTTTCCTTGGAGCGGTTGGTCCACACGAAATGCGAAGCAAGGCCGCGCACGCGCTCGTCGTAGCCACGGGCAAAGTCGCCGGCACCCGGGCGCTCGACCTTGATCACTCGGGCGCCCAGGTCCGCCAACTGACGGGTGCAGAATGGCGCGGCAATCGCGTGTTCCAGGCTGACAACGGTGATGCCGTCCAACGGTCGTTGATGAGTCATGACAGTTCCTTAAAGCCAGCCGGCCATGGACGCGGCGTTGCGCAAGTCCCAGACCTTTTCGATCAATCCTTCGGCCTGGGCCGAGGTGCGTGCGCCGCTGAACCGGGTGAGACGCTGGAATTTATCCGCCAATTCTTCGCGGCTCAGGGTGTTGCCCGGATCGCCCTTGGGCTCGTCGATGGCGCCGTGCAGCGTGCGGCCATCGAGGGTGGTGACGGTGACGCGGCCAAGCCAGCGTTGTGGGTAGGCGCGGTCGACGTCGGGGTCGAGGGTCATGCTGACCTTGTCGCGAAAGCGCGAGACGGCCGGGTCGGTCAGTGCCTGCTCATGAAATTCCGTGAGCCCGGCCTTGCCATGCACAGCGATCAGGCCCAGCACCGTGCCCATGGAAAATTTGGCCTGGTGCACACTGGTCGGCACGGTCACCCGCCCCAGCACATCGATGGCGCCCTGGTGCACGCGCGTTTCCACCTGGGCGATGTCGGCAGCGGCAAGGCCTTCGCGTTGCATCAGATCCAACAACGCATCGGCGGCAGGATGGGTGTGGCGGCACGAAGCGTGGAACTTGAATGAGGTTTCCAGCAGCGCCCAGCGGCTGCCGAGGTCGGCAGACAACCGGCTCGGCTCGGCATCACTGGACATGCCTGCCGCCAAGCCCTGGTCGCCTTCAAGGATATTGCGCGCGCCGGTCAGCCCATCCGCCGTCAGGTAAGCGGCGAGCAAACCATCTGCTGCAGCCTTGGCCGTGTGCAGTTGCTTGGAGTCGGCGGCGTCGCGCAAGAACTCCCACAGCCCGGCGGCCTGGGTGCCGGCGCTGCCGAGCAGGTTGATGAACTGCTCTTCGTTGAAATCCAGCAACTTGCCCACGGCAACCGCCGCCGCCAACGTGCCAACGGTCGCGGTGGTGTGAAAGATGCGGTAGTGGGAGCGGCCCATGAATTCGCCGATACGGATACCGGCCTCATAGCCGGCCACCGAAGCCAGCAGCAAATCGCGACCGGATCTGCCGAGGTCCTGAGCCGC carries:
- a CDS encoding MmgE/PrpD family protein, with the translated sequence MSHTQALCRFLAELNDTQLPEEVLARTEDLYLDWLASALASQSAHPIPLFERYAQKMGPSSGPAQVIVNGASTSAYFAALVNGASSHLVEQDDLHNSSVLHPATVVFPAALAAAQDLGRSGRDLLLASVAGYEAGIRIGEFMGRSHYRIFHTTATVGTLAAAVAVGKLLDFNEEQFINLLGSAGTQAAGLWEFLRDAADSKQLHTAKAAADGLLAAYLTADGLTGARNILEGDQGLAAGMSSDAEPSRLSADLGSRWALLETSFKFHASCRHTHPAADALLDLMQREGLAAADIAQVETRVHQGAIDVLGRVTVPTSVHQAKFSMGTVLGLIAVHGKAGLTEFHEQALTDPAVSRFRDKVSMTLDPDVDRAYPQRWLGRVTVTTLDGRTLHGAIDEPKGDPGNTLSREELADKFQRLTRFSGARTSAQAEGLIEKVWDLRNAASMAGWL